In Spodoptera frugiperda isolate SF20-4 chromosome 1, AGI-APGP_CSIRO_Sfru_2.0, whole genome shotgun sequence, the following are encoded in one genomic region:
- the LOC118273384 gene encoding M-phase phosphoprotein 6 — MAGKTKKIQLPKSVLEMKFMKKTRERIEKEMENTQDHSSLYSNIITNEMRSASGNFISESSFIFCDTMVEGRLSFKGMNPEIERLMELENADKNEQPSSEMVKDVSDEILAKKMNKFNKKRQNQNPNGEGINNKRKKVNNL; from the coding sequence ATGGCGGGGAAAACTAAAAAGATACAGTTGCCCAAATCGGTGCTGGAAATGAAATTCATGAAAAAAACAAGAGAAAGAATAGAAAAGGAAATGGAAAACACTCAAGATCATAGCAGTTTATACTCCAATATAATTACAAATGAAATGAGAAGTGCGTCTGGTAATTTCATATCTGAATCAAGTTTCATATTTTGTGATACGATGGTTGAAGGCCGGCTATCATTCAAGGGTATGAATCCAGAGATTGAAAGGCTCATGGAGCTAGAAAATGCTGATAAAAATGAACAACCAAGCAGTGAAATGGTTAAAGATGTATCAGATGAAATTTTGGCAAAGAAAATGAacaagttcaataaaaaaagacaaaaccAAAATCCTAATGGTGAGGGAATTAACAACAagagaaaaaaagtaaataatttgtga